From Nitrosopumilus zosterae, the proteins below share one genomic window:
- a CDS encoding FTR1 family iron permease: MVVFLFSTLLVPNFSVHGQSNNPDTALLFIKSVTSLSLDMLANYVEQGDVESAKNISMTITTYFPLHLQTLRQHDPETSDEIHLLLLDIHSNIGKSDNQKILSEINTVQTLLERYKHDSPDFGKTIAQILTLVDEQYQFSIQNDVPSSYQLSVKLVDLSIELFGNTNYDERLTLEISSFLDELKIKIENKDDFHSVGTLISVINRDFVGTETVVYDKQKFYENIRSLYEKLFAALDQGDYAKAEELGIEAYLENFEYLEADIEKVDPKLLYELEIDMREKLREMIQNKQDVEGIKTFISDSILPDLANAEEQVKVLGNTGLSDIVLEKELKDMGDASEGAKESVRNEIDFIRDTLQALLVQYDEGDFQSAYTSARTAYLDSYEFVEIPLRAIDPDFTLEVEFQFAELRNMIQNQAPSEDIQEVVIAIKRNLDESERLVSGVGTLAPMIAFTSSFAIIFREGLESVLILGAVLSYLEASRNNQFKKYVYYGVLAAFGATAITWVIASYVIEISGANRELIEAIAALSATAVLFYVSFWVLNKIEHKKWMEFVKAKVWQASATGSVMVFVMLAFFTVYREGFETVLFYQAMSGFAKYMELQVGLGFVLGIVSLIAIYYGMRRLGRKLPLRALFGLTMGVGAYLSIAFLGNAVRELQVLDIVPYTGMIGVIPRLDINLATMTGIYPTLETVVSQIILLGVYLAASSYVLVVRPKREKQIAMMRKSRSTVDD, encoded by the coding sequence ATGGTGGTTTTTCTTTTCTCTACATTGCTTGTACCTAATTTTTCTGTTCATGGACAGTCAAATAATCCTGATACTGCTCTACTTTTTATCAAAAGTGTGACTTCACTCTCCCTTGACATGCTTGCAAATTATGTTGAACAAGGAGATGTGGAAAGTGCAAAAAATATCTCAATGACTATTACAACATATTTTCCCTTACATTTGCAGACTTTGAGACAACACGATCCTGAAACTTCTGATGAAATCCATCTGTTGCTGTTAGACATACACAGCAATATAGGAAAATCAGATAACCAAAAGATACTTTCTGAAATTAACACTGTTCAAACGTTGCTGGAGAGATACAAACATGATTCTCCAGACTTTGGAAAAACTATTGCGCAAATATTGACCCTAGTTGATGAACAATACCAATTTTCTATTCAAAATGATGTTCCGTCATCATATCAACTATCTGTGAAACTTGTGGATCTGTCAATTGAATTGTTTGGAAATACAAATTATGATGAACGATTAACTCTTGAGATTAGTTCTTTTCTTGATGAGTTAAAAATAAAAATTGAAAATAAAGATGATTTTCATTCCGTTGGAACACTAATCTCGGTCATAAATCGAGATTTTGTTGGAACTGAAACTGTAGTGTATGACAAACAGAAATTCTATGAAAACATCAGGTCTCTATATGAAAAATTATTTGCAGCGTTAGACCAAGGAGATTACGCTAAAGCAGAAGAGTTAGGAATTGAGGCATATTTGGAAAATTTTGAGTATCTGGAAGCTGACATTGAAAAAGTAGACCCAAAGTTACTTTATGAGTTGGAGATAGACATGCGTGAAAAACTTCGAGAAATGATTCAAAACAAACAAGACGTAGAGGGAATTAAAACATTCATCAGTGATTCTATTTTGCCTGATCTTGCAAACGCAGAAGAACAGGTGAAAGTTCTTGGGAATACTGGATTGTCTGATATTGTTTTAGAAAAAGAACTAAAAGATATGGGTGATGCATCTGAAGGTGCAAAAGAAAGTGTCAGGAACGAAATTGATTTCATTAGAGACACTCTTCAGGCTTTGTTAGTTCAGTATGATGAGGGTGATTTTCAGTCAGCTTACACATCTGCAAGAACTGCATATCTTGACAGCTATGAATTTGTTGAAATCCCGCTACGTGCAATTGATCCTGATTTCACCCTTGAGGTGGAATTTCAATTTGCAGAGCTACGAAACATGATACAAAATCAAGCTCCTTCTGAAGACATACAAGAAGTTGTAATTGCAATAAAACGAAATCTTGACGAGTCAGAAAGACTCGTTAGTGGTGTTGGCACACTTGCACCTATGATTGCCTTTACATCGTCATTTGCAATTATTTTTAGAGAAGGTTTGGAATCTGTGTTGATTTTAGGTGCAGTACTGTCTTATCTTGAAGCATCACGAAATAACCAATTCAAAAAATATGTGTACTATGGTGTGCTTGCTGCATTTGGTGCAACTGCAATCACTTGGGTGATTGCATCATATGTTATTGAAATCTCTGGTGCAAATCGGGAACTTATAGAAGCGATTGCTGCATTGTCTGCAACTGCTGTTTTGTTTTATGTTAGTTTTTGGGTTTTAAATAAAATTGAACATAAAAAATGGATGGAGTTTGTAAAGGCAAAAGTTTGGCAAGCTTCTGCAACTGGTAGTGTGATGGTATTTGTTATGTTGGCTTTCTTTACCGTATATAGAGAAGGATTTGAAACTGTCTTATTTTATCAGGCAATGTCTGGATTTGCAAAGTATATGGAATTACAAGTTGGTCTTGGGTTTGTACTTGGAATTGTATCGTTGATAGCAATCTATTACGGAATGCGTAGATTAGGAAGAAAATTACCCTTGCGTGCATTGTTTGGGTTGACGATGGGTGTTGGTGCATATCTTTCAATAGCATTTTTGGGAAATGCAGTAAGGGAATTACAAGTTTTAGATATTGTTCCTTATACTGGAATGATCGGAGTCATACCCCGTCTTGACATCAATTTGGCCACGATGACAGGAATCTATCCAACTCTTGAAACTGTTGTATCACAAATCATCCTATTGGGCGTCTATCTTGCTGCCTCATCATATGTCTTGGTAGTTAGACCAAAACGTGAAAAACAAATAGCTATGATGCGTAAGTCAAGAAGTACTGTTGATGACTGA